A single Anopheles maculipalpis chromosome 3RL, idAnoMacuDA_375_x, whole genome shotgun sequence DNA region contains:
- the LOC126562860 gene encoding leukocyte surface antigen CD53, translating into MKSKVMDNLRERMNSCGTTTIKYLLFVFNLVFAISGLILLVAGIVVLVDVNDYQHFVQDRLMAPPVVLIVVGSFVFLVASLGCYGAIKESPKLLNAFAVFLLIVFLIEVAVAIAAIAFKADLQDALRKQLDKSIARHNNADMVAWNSVHRKMMCCGIQGPKDWYDNLNKTMPASCCKPDLIEPETNDCKNAPPLFMDRYYQDGCLMKLEDHFHKNAVVLIAVGFAIAIFQLLGVFFACWLSSSIKRSHA; encoded by the exons ATGAAGTCCAAAGTAATGGATAATTTACGAGAGCGGATGAATTCCTGTGGAACGACGaccataaaatatttgctcttTGTGTTTAATCTCGTCTTTGCG ATTTCAGGTCTGATCCTGCTGGTCGCGGGCATTGTCGTGCTGGTGGATGTCAACGACTATCAGCACTTTGTGCAGGACCGCTTGATGGCACCGCCGGTGGTGCTGATCGTAGTAGGGTCATTTGTGTTCTTGGTGGCATCGCTCGGTTGCTATGGCGCCATTAAGGAATCACCGAAGCTGCTGAACGCGTTCGCCGTGTTTCTGCTAATAGTCTTCCTGATTGAGGTCGCGGTGGCAATAGCGGCCATTGCTTTCAAGGCAGATTTGCAGGACGCACTGAGAAAGCAACTGGACAAATCGATCGCACGGCACAACAATGCAGACATGGTAGCTTGGAACAGCGTACATCGAAAGATGATGTGCTGCGGCATTCAAGGACCGAAGGATTGGTACGAcaatttgaacaaaacaatgcCTGCTTCCTGCTGCAAACCAGATCTGATCGAACCAGAAACTAATGACTGTAAAAATGCTCCACCACTGTTTATGGATCGTTACTATCAG GACGGATGCTTGATGAAGCTGGAAGATCacttccacaaaaatgctgtaGTTTTGATTGCCGTTGGATTTGCAATAGCCATATTCCAATTATTGGGAGTCTTTTTCGCATGCTGGTTATCCTCTTCCATCAAAAGAAGTCACGCATAA
- the LOC126563014 gene encoding uncharacterized protein LOC126563014 yields MKVLIALSTVLCVVLAKDQPRKAIVFLQGTSGVSGNVTISQSSCTEPVFIEINVGGLTPGKHGFHIHEKGDLTDGCASTGGHYNPDKVSHGAPNDQVRHVGDLGNIVADENGIAKTSYSDTVVSLYGARSVLGRAIVIHAEVDDLGKTNHPDSLKTGNAGGRVACGVIGILEPFDEPDQECSSGQQGLLPATVTITISLLVARLMVL; encoded by the exons ATGAAGGTGCTAATTGCTCTATCGACCGTGCTGTGCGTGGTGCTGGCGAAG GACCAGCCAAGGAAAGCTATTGTTTTCCTGCAAGGAACGTCCGGTGTCAGCGGTAATGTGACCATCTCGCAATCCTCGTGCACCGAGCCAGTGTTCATCGAGATCAATGTCGGCGGTCTCACTCCTGGCAAGCACGGGTTCCACATCCATGAGAAGGGAGACCTGACGGACGGTTGTGCCAGCACCGGAGGACACTACAACCCGGATAAG GTCAGCCATGGTGCCCCGAACGATCAGGTGCGTCACGTCGGTGATCTGGGCAATATTGTGGCCGATGAAAACGGTATCGCCAAGACCTCGTACTCGGATACTGTGGTGTCGCTGTATGGAGCCCGCAGCGTTCTCGGCCGTGCGATCGTCATCCATGCCGAGGTGGACGATCTCGGAAAGACCAACCATCCGGACTCGCTGAAAACAGGAAATGCTGGTGGTCGCGTTGCCTGCGGCGTAATTGGAATTCT CGAGCCTTTCGATGAACCGGATCAGGAATGCAGCAGTGGACAGCAGGGGCTTTTGCCGGCCACCGTTACCATAACGATTTCGCTCCTTGTGGCCCGACTGATGGTcctataa